The Klebsiella sp. RIT-PI-d genome contains the following window.
ATGCCATGGCCGTAGGCGCGTATCAGGCGCTTTATCAGGCTGGCAAACGCATTCCGGACGATATGGCGATTGTGGGGTATGACGATATTGAACTGGCGCGTTATATGACCCCGCCGCTCACCACCATTCATCAACCGAAAGATGAGCTGGGCGAGCTGGCCATTGATGTGCTTATACATCGTATGGCTCAGCCCGATCAACAGCAGCAGCGGGTTCAGCTTACGCCAGAGCTGGTGGTTCGCGGCTCGACGCGCGATTAATGGCGTTCTTTTGTCAGGTTTCTTCCATCTTTAGGGCGCAGCAACATAAATACCGCTGCCGAGGCGACAGTTAATGCGCCCATGGTAATAAAGGTATAGTGAAACTGCTCTACCGTATTGGCATTATCAAACCCTTCATAGAACCGCAGCACCGCCGCGCTCACTGCTACCCCCAGACTTATTGATAATTGCTGCGTTACGGCCAGCATGCTGTTACCACTACTGGCATTCTCGTCGGTCAGATCGGCAAGCGTAATGGTATTCATCGAGGTAAACTGCGTCGACATCGCCATTCCCAGAATGAAGAGTGGGATGAGCATTATCCAGATCGGATACGCGGGAGACTGTAGCGAGAACTGGGCAATCATCAGCCCGATAAAGACGGTCACGCCAACCAACGTACGGCGATAGCCCAGACGTCGCAGCACCTGAGTGACCATTGATTTTGCCAGAATAGAGCCGATAGCCGTGGGAGCCATCATACAACCCGCGATAAGCGCCGGATAACCAAAACCGACCTGTAACATCAGCGGCATCAGAAAAGGAACGCAGCCTGTTCCCAGACGCGTCGCCAGATTTCCGGCAATACCGACGGAAAAAGTACGCGTTTTAAACATTGGCAAAGCAATCAGTGGATTGGGATGTCGACGGGCATGGCGAACGTAACTTAATAACAGAACAACACTCAGCGCCATAATCGCCAGCGCAATCCACGTCGCTACGATCTTTTCACCAAACAGCTCCATGCCGCTGGAAAAGAGCACCAGTCCCAGTCCAAACAGTAAAAAGCCGGCCATGTCAAAACCTCGGCGAGGTGTTGTAAAGTTCGGCATATATTTGCGTGCATAAAGCAGACCGGCGATACCAATCGGGATATTAATCAGGAAAATCCAGTGCCAGCTTGCCCACGTTACCAGCACTCCGCCAAGCATTGGGCCAAGTATGGGGCCAACCAGGCCCGGCATAGTGACAAAGTTGAGAACCGGTAAAAGCTCGCTACGCGGATAAGCGCGTAGTAACGCGAGGCGAGCCACGGGCATCATCATCGCGCCGCCAATCCCCTGAACAATACGGAAGATGACCAGCATCGTGAGTGAGTTGGAAAGCGCGCAGGCTAGCGAGCCAAGCGTGAACAGGCTGACCGCAATCATGAACACTAAGCGCGTGCCAAAGCGATCTGCCAGCCAGCCGCTAACCGGGATCAACATCGCGACGGTCAGGGTATAACTGATGATGGTTGATTGCATAGCAAGAGGTGAATGGTTAAGACTTTGCGCAATGGCAGGAAGGGCGGTATTCAATATAGTCGCATCCAGCGCCTGCATGAAAAACGCCATTGCCGCAATCCATGGCAAACCGGCCATGCTGATCCCTTTTTTCCTGGTCATGCTTACTCCTTTATTATCTGCACACGATCTGGCGTATTGAGTAGCGCCTGACAGGCAGACAGTGCCCGATGACCATCGCTGTCCTGAATGGCATCAACAATCGCCTGATGCAAATCAAGTTTGATAACGTCGTTATGCGTAATAGATGTGAAGTAGATATGGTAGACCGACTGAAACAATGTCGCGAAGGAGATGAGAAAGGGATTACCACTCATCTTATAGATGTGTTCATGCCAGGCCATATCTACATCGATCCAGCGGTCGCGCTGAAAATGCTGCTTTAGTCCTGCCATCTCTTCCATTAATGAATTCAGTTGCGCTTTCTGTTCGGCACTCCCACAGGTTGCGGCGAGTAAACATGCCTGCGGTTCCAGGCTACTGCGCATAACCAGGAAATGTTGTACGACGTCCTGGAAGTTATCTTCTGTCATCCACCATGAAAGCAGTTCTTTATCGAGGAAGTTCCAGTTGCTTCGCGGCATAACGCGTGTACCAATACGCGGACGGGGTAATACCATTCCTTTTGCCGTTAACGTTTTAACCGCCTCTCGTACCGCAGTACGACTTACGCCATACTGTTCGCCGAGTTCAATTTCACCAGGCAGTATGCTCTCGGGGACATACTCCCCCTGTA
Protein-coding sequences here:
- a CDS encoding FadR/GntR family transcriptional regulator, giving the protein MKLSVQQLAAQKNLSYVLAEKLAQKILQGEYVPESILPGEIELGEQYGVSRTAVREAVKTLTAKGMVLPRPRIGTRVMPRSNWNFLDKELLSWWMTEDNFQDVVQHFLVMRSSLEPQACLLAATCGSAEQKAQLNSLMEEMAGLKQHFQRDRWIDVDMAWHEHIYKMSGNPFLISFATLFQSVYHIYFTSITHNDVIKLDLHQAIVDAIQDSDGHRALSACQALLNTPDRVQIIKE
- the mdtD gene encoding multidrug transporter subunit MdtD; the protein is MTRKKGISMAGLPWIAAMAFFMQALDATILNTALPAIAQSLNHSPLAMQSTIISYTLTVAMLIPVSGWLADRFGTRLVFMIAVSLFTLGSLACALSNSLTMLVIFRIVQGIGGAMMMPVARLALLRAYPRSELLPVLNFVTMPGLVGPILGPMLGGVLVTWASWHWIFLINIPIGIAGLLYARKYMPNFTTPRRGFDMAGFLLFGLGLVLFSSGMELFGEKIVATWIALAIMALSVVLLLSYVRHARRHPNPLIALPMFKTRTFSVGIAGNLATRLGTGCVPFLMPLMLQVGFGYPALIAGCMMAPTAIGSILAKSMVTQVLRRLGYRRTLVGVTVFIGLMIAQFSLQSPAYPIWIMLIPLFILGMAMSTQFTSMNTITLADLTDENASSGNSMLAVTQQLSISLGVAVSAAVLRFYEGFDNANTVEQFHYTFITMGALTVASAAVFMLLRPKDGRNLTKERH